CGTGAGCGGGGCAAGCTCTCCAGCGGCGTGGATCTCGACAGCGGGGGCAAGCTCTGGGTCGCCCTGGCACGCGAGGACTACGGCCTGAGCCTTCCCGAGGACCTGCCCCAGCACAAGGCCGACAACCGCATCCTCTCGGTGGCGCTGGCGCTGCGAGGCGGGACGCTGCTGGACAATCTCAAACCCGAAGAGAAATCCCAGAAGGTCGTGTTCGTTACCAAGGACACGAACCTGCGCATCAAGGCCGACGCCCTGGGACTTGAGGTCATGGACTTTCTGACCGACCGCGTCGACATCGAAGAGCTCTATACCGGTTACCGCGAGCTCTTCGTCGACGCCTCGGTGGTCGATCGCATCTACCAGGACGGCGAGATTTCGCTGCTTCCCGATGAAGAGATCTACCCCAACGAGTGTCTGCTGCTGCGCGACAAGGAAGCGCCCACGCACACCGCGCTCGCGCGCTTTCGCGAGCAGGGAGCCATCAACTGCTACCTGATCCAGCAGCCGCGCGAATCGATCTGGGGGGTGCGCTCGCGCAACAAGGAACAGACCTTTGCGATGGACCTGCTCCTGGACGACAACATCCCGCTCGTCACGCTCGTGGGAAAAGCCGGCACCGGCAAAACGATGCTCGCCCTGGCCGCCGGCTTGTTCAAAACCACCGATCAGCGCCGCTACCAGCGCCTGCTCGTCTCGCGCCCGATCTTTCCGCTGGGGCGTGATCTTGGATTCCTGCCCGGCGACATCGACGACAAGCTCAGCCCGTGGATGAAGCCCATCTTCGACAATCTCGAATTTCTGCTCAGCACTTCGGGCGGGGAGGGCGGCGGCACCGGGCGCCATCATCGCAGCTACCAGGACCTCATCGACCTGGGAATGCTGGAACTCGAACCGCTCTCCTACATTCGCGGCCGAAGCATTCCCAA
The Chrysiogenia bacterium DNA segment above includes these coding regions:
- a CDS encoding PhoH family protein; its protein translation is MKKAFVLDSNVLLHDPTAMFHFGDNHVVIPITVIEEIDRFKKEVSDVGRSAREVSRHLDALRERGKLSSGVDLDSGGKLWVALAREDYGLSLPEDLPQHKADNRILSVALALRGGTLLDNLKPEEKSQKVVFVTKDTNLRIKADALGLEVMDFLTDRVDIEELYTGYRELFVDASVVDRIYQDGEISLLPDEEIYPNECLLLRDKEAPTHTALARFREQGAINCYLIQQPRESIWGVRSRNKEQTFAMDLLLDDNIPLVTLVGKAGTGKTMLALAAGLFKTTDQRRYQRLLVSRPIFPLGRDLGFLPGDIDDKLSPWMKPIFDNLEFLLSTSGGEGGGTGRHHRSYQDLIDLGMLELEPLSYIRGRSIPNQFMIIDEAQNLSPHEVKTIVTRAGHQTKLVFTGDPYQIDNPYVDSASNGLSWLVERFRAQSLGGHVTLYKGERSELAELAANIL